ACGATAACCAGGTCCTTCAAACTTGGCACTGACACTATAGTCTTGCTAAGGTGGATATTTGAACCAAGAATTGACGCAGGAAGCCATTTtgaacaaataattgaaactcAACAAGTTCCTTACTCATGAATCGAACGGTTAGCCTCAATATTAAATTGTTCATCTCATATCAcagacaagaaaaaaatacggGACGAACCATTTCAAAGAATGTTGCACCATTTCGTAGAGCATTAATGTTCATCTCATAGTCTTTGCTCTGCTATTTAGATAGTGAAAGATGTCACTTTGTGTGTCGTATTTTTTCAAGCCCCATCCTCTCTTCACTCCTCACCTCTTCTCTAATGCAAGAGCTTACCTTTGACAATGGGCTTAGTTATACTTTCGGTCGCAATGGACGCCTCTGCTATACATGTGTGATGCTCCTTAGTTAATGTTCATCCTCTATTTGTGCTCCTGATACTTCCTTCTCCTATTATGATCGTGGGTGATAGCGTATCTGTTTTGGTTCTGTTGATTAATGCTATTTAGCGGCTGTTATTTAAGTATtgattgttttgtttatttgttcgtctcttttattttatcccAAGGTTTGGTTATGATTATGGTGGGGGATATGAGCGGGAAATGCGTGGCCGGCCTGGATATGTTGATGAAAGATCTCTTGGTCGGTACATTGGTCGTTCATCTGGTGGCTATCAAGGTAGTGTTTCCGTTaacttataaaataaactcAGCCTTTTCATGATTATGGTGTAGACTTATACAAACTTactctctctcattttttttgaGGTGATTGTTACGGTACATGAAATACTTGAATTGCATTTGTTGCCAATAggaaattttgagaatttcaCCTTATTATTCGTTGCAAAATATTCTGGCATGATGATATTTGGTTTAGAAAATGAGATATTGTATAGTGTTTGGGCCCATGTCTTCAGCCAATGTCAGCCCTTTTAGCCAATTTATAGAGAGGagtttttctcattttcttttctggtgCAAGATTATGCCAGGCTCTAATTTAAGTACTAAAGAGAGATTATTGAATGCCTTTGTCCTTTCCCATCTTGTCTAAACGTGATATCATTCTTTTGCCCACTTTGGTATTTCACATTAAGAACAGTTAGTATAGCATACTTGCAGACTAACTTGTTATAACACTTTCGTTGAATGATTTTTCAGTCTTGTAGCTCCTTACGTTTGTGAGCCAAAATGTATATAAGGGGTCTGTAGTTTGTTCAGAACTTTAAAGGTTAGCTACATCTGGAAATTCACATTTTGAGACCTTTGGCCATCGGCTACTATTTATGGCTTTTGAATTCGAACTGCAGCATCTTCTTGCTTCTAAGCTctcaattttgtatttgttgtaTGGATAATATTGTCagtttctctttctttgtttaacAATTTGGTTTGAATCAGTGCCCATATGTGGATGGCCAATATTATAGAATTGGTATTCCcgatctattttcttattttctttaagcTGTCTTCTGCAGATTGGGATTCTAATCGTGGTGGGCATGGCGATCCATTCAATGCAGGAGCTGGCCCAAGGTTAGCATTCAGTGACAACCCAGTTGTACAGCTCTACTACATAATTGAATGGTCATGTGATATCTTTCTGGATATGCTTACAGTGGTTTATTGTGTTAGTTTCTGTTTGAACTGTGATTTATTTTCTATGCCGCATGCCATATCATCGGCAAATCACAACTAAGCTAGCAGGCTAGGTCTGAAACAAATGATGACAATGGTTATTGCAAACTGCAATGGGTGGATTGTTAATGACATGAAAAACTTAGTGTGCAAAATCCTGAATTACAATTGATAGTGATCCTGCTcttggaaaggaaaaatgatgGGGGCTTTTCTTTCTGCAGCTTTGTGGTAGGAAAAATACGTTTCCCCGCCTTCTCTTTCTAGTTTGTGTTGTTTCCGAGTCAAATAATTGACTTATTAAGAAATCCAACTTGCAAAAATCTAGATTGTGCTACACAGgccccatatatatattttttaattatttttttaattttctggCACAATTACATCTATGTGGATTGTGATAAGGCACGGTACTGAAAAGGAAACCTTGTTTTGGGTTGTTGTTCATTTTCTTCCGAGATGGATGGAGATGGATGGTTATGTGTTGCAAATCTAAATTATCTGgctatttttcatatatatttttttcaaagatGCACATGTACCTTTTATAATACATGAAGGCTTAGTAAAACCTGAGATACTTGGtaacaataaatctaaatagatTCCTAGATATTGGTAacaatacaaataaattaggGAGGTCAACTCTATCCCTTATCTCATGAGATTACTCATATATCTCTTAATCTAAGGCTAGAAATTACACATTATACTTTAAATCAAGGTCATTCCTTCAATACTCTCCCTCTAGGTGAGGAATAGATATCATTCATTCCCAGCTTGGATACTAACTTATGAAACGTTGAGTTGTGTCCTCCTTTTGTTAGTATATTTGTTACTGTGAGGGCACAAActtttgttctcactcactGTGCCTTCCCTTGAAtattcttagatttttttcaaGCAAAAATTCCAAATGATCCCGTAGAAAGTTGGGGTTCTTGTATGTGCCTAGCTAAAGGTTATAGTTTTCTAATCTTGTTTCTAAACTTGTTATCATAATTATGATCATGGTTTGTAATAGACAATAAGTTGGTGCatattattcttaaatattgTTGTGTGTTGATTTCACATTACCTTTATTTCGTTGTGGTCTATTTAATTGAAGCATATAATTTCTCCAAAAAAATGTCACTGAATAATGTGTCAAACTTCAAGCGTCAATAATTATTTGACAATTAGCTAAAGTTTTGAAACTTGTGGCCATACAAGATCTTGAGTCTAACTCCCTTTGGCAGAAGGTTGAAGTAAATATGGGCCAATCCTTTCTATTGGATGGGCAAGGGGTCCAAGGTACTTCCAGAACCCTTGGAAAGGTATTTTTGAGGagcttcctttcttttcccaatttgtttgttgtttggtGGGGGATGAGAGGGACTTTTCTTTGGCTGGATAGGTGGTTGGAGAATCGCCTcctctgtttttattttccttgttTGTGTTTATCCTCGATGAAGAACCCCattgttaaattttacaaGAACtgtatttattcattttcttgctTTGCCTGCTGACCTAACTCCAtctttttaacattattttcaatccaatgttgataatttatttatttattttttattttttaaatttcagagaAGGCTTGATGACATACAAGCAATTTATTCAAGAGCTTGAAGATGATATACTTCCTGCTGAAGCAGAACGCAGGTATGTTCTAAATGGTCTTTTGGGTTTTTATGAGTTCGGTCTTTTTACCTTTATGGAACACctttggttttgatttcaGATATCAAGAATACAAGTCAGAGTATATTACAACACAGAAACAAGCCTTTTTTGATTCTCATAAAGATGAAGAATGGTACTTCTTGTCTTTGATATCTGAAATTCCTTTCCATTTCCTATTCCCCCTAttaaatctctttttttttctatttaggTTGAGAGATAAATATCATCCTACCAACCTAGTTACTGTCATCGAAAGGTGTTTTTCTCATCATCTTCCTCAAAAGATGGAGTTCTTGTAGCTGTGGTTAAtttcttcacatttttattatttttaaattattggacATGAAATCggctattttattttatttttctgaactttttttttgtgtggtTGATTCTAATATTTGGTTGGTGGGTTAAGGAGGAATGAGCTTGCACAAAGAACTGCCAAGGACTTTTTGCTTGATCTGCAAAGTGGAACACTGGAGCTGTAAGATTGGACTTTCCACAATTATTTTTGCGTTCATAAAATTTCAACGGTGATGGTAAATCAATGCTGTCTATTTTATGACGCAGAGGTCCTGGGATCAATGTAGCAGCGACAAATAAATCCGGGCAGACTAGTGAACCAAATTCAGATGATGAAGGAGACAATGATGGAAAACGGAGGCGTCATGGTAGAGGACCAGCCAAAGAATTGGATCTTCTTTCTGCTGCTCCTAAGGCCCACCCTGTTAGTTCGGAACCAAGACGGATTCAAATTGACATTGAACAAGCTCAAGCTCTTGTTCGTAAACTTGATGCTGAAAAGGgaatagaagaaaatattttgtgtGGTTCAGGTCGGGACAAAACGCATGGTGGCTCCTCCGGCATAGTCATAATCATACGAGGGTTAACGACTGTCAAAGGCTTGGAGGGTGTTGAGCTACTTGACACGCTTCTCACATATCTTTGGCGCATCCATGGCTTAGATTACTATGGAATTGTTGAGACAAGAGAAGCTAAGGGTCTTCGTCATGTAAGAGAAGAGGGAAAGGCCTCTAACATGGCTGGTGGTGCAGATGAGTGGGAGAAGAAACTTGACTTGCGTTGGCAAGAGAGATTGAGAGGTCAAGATCCGTTGGAAGCAATGACTGCCAAGGATAAAATAGAGGCTGCTGCTTTTGGGTCTTTTGATCCATATGTTCGTAAGATAAGAGATGAAAAATATGGTTGGAAGTATGGCTGTGGAGCCAAGGGCTGTACTAAGCTGTTTCATGCCCCTGAGTTTGTGCATAAGCATCTTAACTTGAAACACCCAGAGCTTGTGATGGAGCTGACTTCAAAAGTGCGTGAAGAGCTGTATTTCCAAAATTACATGAAGTAAGTGAATCTTCTGATAGCAATTCTCCCTCACTGTTGATGAAATTTGTCATGACTAATACCTTAATCCTTCACAGTGATCCAGATGCTCCTGGAGGGACACCTGTTATGCAGCAATCACTTCCGGTATGTTCCTTATGTATGCATTGGCTGTGATAACACATTAAATACCAATGAATAGTAAATAACCTCATTTTAGGATTGGTGTTTCCGTCGTCATTTCATTCTAACAcgtaatttttcattaatgagGACGGGTGGTGTGTCTAGGATTTTGATATGCCTAGTATGTAGAGTGTGAAgcgtttttcattttttgtattGACAATGCAAGTATGGGTGCAGTCTAGCCATGTAATACTGggtgtaaatttt
This sequence is a window from Cucurbita pepo subsp. pepo cultivar mu-cu-16 chromosome LG04, ASM280686v2, whole genome shotgun sequence. Protein-coding genes within it:
- the LOC111793418 gene encoding serrate RNA effector molecule-like is translated as MAEVMNMAAAATAADESLDRRRDREEKSSEEQPESSPPAPPPQPVAAAPPPSRRRDRDERDRRDDREADRPPNRRGENYDRNRSPPSLPPRDRDRDRDRDRDYKRRSSLSPPPPYRDRRHSPPRRSPPPPYKRSRRDDGGYDGRKGSPRGGFGPGDRRFGYDYGGGYEREMRGRPGYVDERSLGRYIGRSSGGYQDWDSNRGGHGDPFNAGAGPREGLMTYKQFIQELEDDILPAEAERRYQEYKSEYITTQKQAFFDSHKDEEWLRDKYHPTNLVTVIERRNELAQRTAKDFLLDLQSGTLELGPGINVAATNKSGQTSEPNSDDEGDNDGKRRRHGRGPAKELDLLSAAPKAHPVSSEPRRIQIDIEQAQALVRKLDAEKGIEENILCGSGRDKTHGGSSGIVIIIRGLTTVKGLEGVELLDTLLTYLWRIHGLDYYGIVETREAKGLRHVREEGKASNMAGGADEWEKKLDLRWQERLRGQDPLEAMTAKDKIEAAAFGSFDPYVRKIRDEKYGWKYGCGAKGCTKLFHAPEFVHKHLNLKHPELVMELTSKVREELYFQNYMNDPDAPGGTPVMQQSLPKDKPQRRRMNLDGRLKDDRGNRRDRDSWANGVDRLDRSENPQSSDFQSTNDGADDGNLDDPMFDSFGGQGRHVAPFASEMPPPVLMPVPGAGPLGPFVPAPPEVAMRMLREQGGPPPFEGGGRNGRPGSQLGGSAPILALSPGFRQDPRRIRSYQDLDAPEDEVTVIDYRSL